The nucleotide sequence ACTGCTTTACAAGGGATTTTCTCTTTATCTTGAAGTAAAATTCCTTCTGTACGACCTTCTTTATAGAGGATATCCTTAACAGGAGTATTTGTTTTCACTACTACGTTTAGCTCTTTTAAGCGATTTAAAAGTGCATCCACAACCGATTGAGCTTTATCCGAAACTGGGAACATTCGACCATGATCTTCCTCCTTTAATTTCACGCCAAGATTTTCAAAAAACGTGATAATATCCTCATTATTAAATACGGAAAAAGCACTATACAGGAATCGGCCATTTCCTGGTATATGACGAATGATCTCTTCTATTGGGAGGCGATTTGTCACGTTACATCTTCCACCGCCAGATATGGCAAGTTTTCTTCCTAATTTATTCCCTTTATCGATAAGGAGGACTTTTTTACCTTGTTCTCCAGCTGCGATGGCAGCCATTAAACCAGAAGGGCCCCCACCAATTACTACAACATCATACATATGTATTCACCAACTTTTTTAAGCTTTTCTTATTTTATAATGGTTTGTAAAGTCAAGCAAATGTTACGAAAAAAATTGTCATTCTCTCTATAGAGGTGTAAACTACAAAAAGATAAACATTTTGTCAAAGATTGTAGGGAGAATACATGTCATCAAAATTATTTCGAGGTACTCTCATTTTATCGTTAGGGACATATATATCCAAATTTTTGGGCTTGTTTTATGTTATTCCATTTTATGCACTTATTGGTGGCGAGGATAATGCTGCCCTATTTTCATATGGTTACACACCATATACGATATTTTTATCAATTGCGACAGCGGGTGTACCATTAGCTGTATCGAAATTCATTTCAAAATATAATACGTTAGGCGAATATGAGGTAGGACGAAAGCTTTTTAAGTCAGGACTTCTTGTTATGGTTTTAACAGGTATCGCTTCCTTTATCGTTATGTATGCTTTTGCTCCTTATTTCGCAGACATAACGATAGCTTATAATGATGAACAGAAGGTGAAGGTCGAAGATGTCACGACCGTGATTCGAGCCGTTAGCTTTGCGTTACTTATTATTCCGTTTATGAGTTTAATTCGAGGGTTTTTCCAAGGACATCAATCAATGGGGCCTTCAGCTGTCTCACAAGTTGTCGAGCAAATCGTTCGCATCGTCTTTTTACTAGCTGGGGTATTCTTCGTTTTAAAAGTAATGAATGGCTCTTTAACAACGGCAATAGCGCTCGCAACGTTCGCTGCATTTGTAGGAGGAGTTGCTTCCTTAGCCGTTTTAATGTGGTATTGGATAAAACGAAAGCCGAAGCTAGATGCATTGCCAAGTAAAAGTCCTGGTACGCTCACCATTTCCTATCGAGACATGTACAAGGAGATATTGGTTTATTCCGTTCCATTTGTATTCGTTGGCTTAGCAAATCCCCTTTTTCAAGTAATCGATCAATTCACAGTTAATAAAGCAATGGGAGCGATTGGATTGGCAGCAGATGCCGACAGGTTCTTTGGAATATTAAACTTTAGTTCCCATAAGCTTGTTATTATCCCAGTATCATTAGCTACCGCCTTTTCCATGACGTTAATTCCATTAGTGACAGAATCGTTTGTAAAAGGAAGCCGAACCGAATTAAAACATCAGATTGACCAAACATTCCAAGTGTTGATGTATTTAACAATCCCAGCGGCTATTGGAATATCGATATTGGCAGAGCCAGCCTATACAATTTTTTACGACCATAGCATCGATGGGACAATGGTTCTTAGGGCATATGCACCTGTAGCCATCCTATTTGCTCTTTTTGCTGTGACAGCAGCGATTTTACAAGGAATTAATGAACAGAAGTATACGATATTAAGTCTATTAATTGGATTACTAGTGAAGTTAGTCCTTAATATCCCTCTCATTGAAAAGTTTCAAATATATGGAGCAATTATCGCTACAACATTAGGCTATTTAATTGCCATTATCATTAATTTGTTCGTCATCAAGCATTATGCAAAATATAATTTTAAAATGGTAAGTAGAAGAGTGATGTTAATGGGGATTTTTAATATTGTCATGGCTATAGTGGTATGGATTGTGTATACACTATTACAGCTTCTATTAAATCCAGCTAACACCTTATCTGCAGTTGTAATTGTGACCATCTGTGGAACCATCGGAGCATCTCTCTATTTTTACTTAGGTTTTAGAAGCTATTTAATTGATAAATTATTTGGGGACCGTGCAATAAAGTTACGTAGAAAACTGGGCTTAGGCTCTTGATGATAAATACTAATAAAGTTGAGAAAGGGTAAGGTATGAGATTAGATAAACTACTAGCAAACATGGGCTATGGAAGTCGAAAGGAAGCTAAGCAGTTATTAAAGGGTGGAGGAGTCCTTGTAAACGGAGTCCCAGCTAAAGACGGAAAACAACATATTGAACCTGAAAGTGATCATATAACGGTGAATGGAGAAAGGATCGAGTATAAAGAATATATATATTTAATGATGAATAAGCCACCAGGAGTGCTATCTGCAACAGAGGATAAGTATGATGAAACAGTGATTGATTTGTTAGAATTTGAAGATGCAGTTTATCAGCCATTCCCTGTCGGACGATTAGACAAAGATACGGAAGGACTTATGCTCATCACAAATGATGGTCAGCTTTCCCATTCTCTCTTATCTCCGAAGAAACATGTCCCAAAAACTTATTACGCAAAAATAGCTGGAAAGGTAACAGAAGCGGACATACTTACATTTAAAAGGGGAGTCAAGCTTGATGATGGGTATGTCACAAAACCGGGAGATTTGGAAATCCTGTTATCTGAAGAAAATTCTGAAATCCTTCTTACCATTATGGAAGGTAAGTTTCATCAAGTAAAAAGAATGTTTGAAGCAGTAGG is from Bacillus spongiae and encodes:
- a CDS encoding polysaccharide biosynthesis protein yields the protein MSSKLFRGTLILSLGTYISKFLGLFYVIPFYALIGGEDNAALFSYGYTPYTIFLSIATAGVPLAVSKFISKYNTLGEYEVGRKLFKSGLLVMVLTGIASFIVMYAFAPYFADITIAYNDEQKVKVEDVTTVIRAVSFALLIIPFMSLIRGFFQGHQSMGPSAVSQVVEQIVRIVFLLAGVFFVLKVMNGSLTTAIALATFAAFVGGVASLAVLMWYWIKRKPKLDALPSKSPGTLTISYRDMYKEILVYSVPFVFVGLANPLFQVIDQFTVNKAMGAIGLAADADRFFGILNFSSHKLVIIPVSLATAFSMTLIPLVTESFVKGSRTELKHQIDQTFQVLMYLTIPAAIGISILAEPAYTIFYDHSIDGTMVLRAYAPVAILFALFAVTAAILQGINEQKYTILSLLIGLLVKLVLNIPLIEKFQIYGAIIATTLGYLIAIIINLFVIKHYAKYNFKMVSRRVMLMGIFNIVMAIVVWIVYTLLQLLLNPANTLSAVVIVTICGTIGASLYFYLGFRSYLIDKLFGDRAIKLRRKLGLGS
- a CDS encoding pseudouridine synthase gives rise to the protein MRLDKLLANMGYGSRKEAKQLLKGGGVLVNGVPAKDGKQHIEPESDHITVNGERIEYKEYIYLMMNKPPGVLSATEDKYDETVIDLLEFEDAVYQPFPVGRLDKDTEGLMLITNDGQLSHSLLSPKKHVPKTYYAKIAGKVTEADILTFKRGVKLDDGYVTKPGDLEILLSEENSEILLTIMEGKFHQVKRMFEAVGKHVTYLKRVSMGSLKLDESLSLGEYRELTDEEVKLLKSFNNI